The Pochonia chlamydosporia 170 chromosome 1, whole genome shotgun sequence genome window below encodes:
- a CDS encoding Leo1-like protein (similar to Metarhizium robertsii ARSEF 23 XP_007820383.1) → MSDSEDPLDPLDETAGDDLFGDEGDEEPRAPRVLDDDDLASDPDEDPDARRREYDDDDGQPHETRDRVVMAVQTYRHQIPNPKDGTLRVMRVPKFIKFMPEEYVADTFQPSDFDLANAKSDRPKHVSRVRKDASTGDLQGNTNIYRWSDGSLTISVGGEHYEIQKKALGPGLDQPYNEINDGHNYAAAAELGSNLLMTVGHLTEQFNVRPNKAVGDDALSVLAERMAQASKAANDSDMIIRTTRDPELQKKQAEMAEKERMKAQRRRENAALKMDGGLGRSGRGGLSIGDLEGGRGFGSGRKRGQPGAAKPKRRRPEYDSDDDLPQGVGRREDYDMDDGFLVGSDEEEMDSEAEDDDEELLDDDEDERRPRNKRQRTADADEDEDAEGDEIEPAEPSGRARRRNVIDEDEDE, encoded by the exons CCGAAGACCCTCTCGATCCTCTCGATGAGACCGCAGGCGACGACCTCTTCGGCGACGAGGGCGATGAAGAGCCGAGAGCGCCACGGGTTttggacgacgatgacctAGCGTCAGATCCTGACGAGGATCCTGATGCCAGGCGCAGAGAAtatgacgacgatgatggccaGCCACATGAAACGCGTGATAGAGTTGTCATGGCTGTGCAGACGTACCGTCATCAGATACCAAACCCCAAAGACGGAACA CTCCGTGTCATGAGAGTCCCCAAGTTCATCAAATTCATGCCCGAAGAATATGTTGCGGATACCTTCCAGCCATCCGACTTTGACCTCGCGAATGCGAAGTCTGACCGACCGAAACACGTCTCGCGCGTCCGCAAAGATGCTAGCACGGGAGATTTACAGGGCAACACGAACATTTATCGGTGGAGCGATGGTTCACTGACCATCTCTGTGGGTGGCGAGCACTACGAAATACAAAAGAAGGCTCTCGGACCTGGCTTGGACCAACCCTACAATGAGATTAACGATGGACACAACTACGCAGCCGCAGCCGAACTTGGAAGTAATCTCCTGATGACTGTCGGTCATTTGACGGAGCAGTTCAACGTCCGGCCCAACAAGGCAGTTGGAGACGACGCGCTATCAGTACTGGCAGAGCGGATGGCGCAAGCTAGTAAGGCGGCAAACGATAGCGACATGATTATCCGCACCACTCGAGATCCCGAATTACAAAAGAAACAAGCTGAGATGGCAGAGAAGGAAAGGATGAAGGCCCAGCGCCGACGCGAAAACGCCGCATTGAAGATGGACGGTGGGCTGGGACGCTCGGGGCGAGGCGGACTGTCGATTGGCGATCTGGAAGGCGGGCGTGGCTTTGGATCCGGACGCAAAAGAGGCCAACCTGGGGCTGCAAAACCCAAGAGACGTCGACCAGAGTATGACTCTGATGACGATCTTCCACAGGGGGTTGGACGGCGCGAAGACTACGACATGGATGATGGCTTCCTGGTCGGCAgtgatgaggaagaaatggacagTGAggcagaagatgacgatgaagagctgctggacgacgacgaggatgagcGGCGACCTCGAAATAAGAGACAGAGAACggcagatgcagatgaggatgaggacgcAGAGGGAGATGAAATTGAGCCAGCTGAGCCGTCAGGGAGAGCTCGACGGCGAAACGTCAtagatgaggatgaggacgagtAA
- a CDS encoding patatin-like serine hydrolase (similar to Neosartorya fischeri NRRL 181 XP_001264854.1), producing the protein MALLLTPVQKLVSWYTSKHPVDLWLELLRNAESFEDWEEAALHLDSLLGLDLWRNNPTSKYYDWRLITERVHSLAIAREENHFQQLVNLLRSGLVRNLGNIAVPKLYNRSFSGTKYLIEEYISQVAETVEDISTLPTTFISNSQGGGSVLTNQMKLDFIHDTRQAFGRSTLVLQGGSIFGLCHLGVAKALFLRGLLPRIITGTGTGALIAALVAIHTEEELPNILTGDGIDVSAFASKGRTENGMIPREQTFKSRWATLMRRLRRFSREGYFLDVTVLEDCVRANVGDLTFEEAYNRSKRVLNITVATESQGGVPTLLNYITAPNVLIWTAAVASNASSPSLYGSRKVQILAKDVHGTIVPWAAANTTNFHHWTHASYTDRDSPLQRIAELFNVNHFIVSQARPYLIPFLQSDMHGPSLLESRSKTTQLSAFLVRMVGLEIRHRLRQFDTLRLLPSSIRRFLVDERIPAASMTLVPEVTAGDFVRLLETPTRDTLNYWILRGERSVWPAVAALRIRCAVENELDRSYQMVRKLKAGDLRRKGSIAGVDA; encoded by the exons ATGGCTCTTCTGCTGACGCCGGTGCAGAAGCTCGTGAGTTGGTACACCAGCAAGCATCCCGTGGACTTGTGGTTGGAACTGCTGCGCAATGCAGAGAGCTTTGAGGACTGGGAGGAGGCGGCCCTCCATTTGGATAGTCTGCTTGGCCTAGATTTATG GAGGAACAACCCGACCTCGAAATACTATGACTGGCGCCTCATTACCGAACGGGTACATTCACTCGCCATCGCTCGAGAGGAGAATCACTTCCAGCAATTGGTGAACCTTCTCCGATCCGGACTCGTGCGAAACTTGGGGAATATCGCAGTACCCAAGCTATACAATCGATCATTCTCGGGGACCAAGTATCTCATTGAGGAGTACATATCCCAAGTTGCAGAGACTGTGGAGGATATTAGCACACTGCCGACGACATTCATATCTAATTCGCAAGGTGGAGGGAGTGTCTTGACGAATCAGATGAAACTCGACTTCATTCACGACACCAGACAAGCATTCGGACGAAGCACTCTCGTCCTACAAGGCGGCTCAATCTTTGGATTATGCCATCTGGGCGTTGCCAAGGCACTATTTTTGCGCGGCCTCCTCCCTCGTATCATtactggaactggaactggtGCGCTGATTGCCGCATTAGTTGCAATCCACACTGAGGAGGAACTACCTAATATTTTGACGGGTGACGGAATTGACGTTTCAGCGTTTGCATCCAAGGGAAGAACAGAGAATGGCATGATTCCTCGTGAGCAGACGTTCAAATCGAGATGGGCGACATTGATGCGGCGGCTTCGAAGGTTTTCCCGCGAAGGATACTTTCTGGATGTCACAGTACTAGAGGACTGTGTGAGGGCCAATGTTGGCGATCTAACGTTTGAAGAAGCGTACAATCGAAGCAAGAGGGTGCTCAACATTACTGTTGCGACAGAATCTCAAGGCGGCGTGCCAACTCTGCTGAATTACATCACAGCACCAAACGTC TTAATCTGGACCGCAGCAGTAGCATCAAACGCCTCATCCCCCTCCCTCTACGGCTCCCGCAAAGTCCAAATCCTCGCCAAAGACGTCCACGGCACCATCGTCCCCTgggccgccgccaacaccaccaacttccaCCACTGGACACATGCCTCCTACACAGACCGCGACTCGCCCCTCCAACGCATCGCCGAGCTCTTCAACGTAAACCACTTCATCGTCAGCCAAGCCCGACCCTACCTCATCCCCTTCTTGCAATCCGACATGCACGGCCCATCCCTCCTCGAATCCCGCAGCAAAACCACACAACTGTCCGCCTTTCTCGTCCGCATGGTCGGTCTCGAAATTCGCCACCGCCTACGACAATTCGATACCCTGCGACTACTGCCATCTAGTATACGGCGGTTTTTGGTGGACGAGCGAATACCAGCCGCGTCCATGACGCTCGTTCCTGAAGTTACGGCAGGGGATTTCGTGCGGCTACTGGAGACCCCTACGAGGGATACCTTGAATTATTGGATATTAAGGGGTGAGCGGAGCGTGTGGCCCGCCGTGGCGGCGCTGAGGATTCGCTGtgctgttgagaatgagCTGGATAGGTCGTATCAGATGGTGAGGAAGCTCAAAGCCGGGGATCTGAGGAGAAAAGGGAGTATAGCTGGTGTGGATGCGTAA
- a CDS encoding fungal specific transcription factor (similar to Cordyceps militaris CM01 XP_006667746.1) has product MATAVSTSAPVDDSNREAGYNRSACTECQRRKQKCNREWPCDRCQRRKIADECRYNYSNPTLETPAHDLTEKLKRTHDDYSNRGSDEPEEEDGAGFDALATRLYATLGIDHGVSEKPAPKQDYVDADSSPQMQRVLKLLPQRQSMGRSFHICYHQYADHLSGTFFPSTDILMQNFLGDINYHYYIIYPPVFLQDYHIWWDRRSQNRPLSLQYTCLLAIICSCALQHVESAEEKALERELGDTMDVVSDQLHGAMRELASVIPVGHYHYLNVQRLLHSCYWYKAEAKFLEAWHVLSAAILEAHELGYHKEPSPGTVTEFDLEMRRRLWCILDTWDWQISSGLSRPKIIDRTDCNAELPKLTLEGHVISPLQHMKMQSGLTRQLASRFSAPKNIISPEEVQEYKEIIEKWVESFPPEYDFENPDTSKDQSCAWLFAHRFYIYTMACLLILNPIRHYMVKQYTWESPVDELNIRSIGIWYSLKLMKTLRRWVDVIYNRDGRLHFIIFSIFDTAAILCTAVLKDTERTIGNRSDVLSSIGDAVDMLRKLNTISKTSKTSYDILERLVRRLPEAVPRRDLERQVKRTKVQARPSPRAPTQEAVSSASQVPAPTAVLPSSHPPGPAPAPPPARRTALAAAPTNVPPPLAEGIPAAPIPAAPLPNPMAARMPAPAMAPHHVDYNNGNISEYGHQVLPQNINYMTVNHQGPLMPSSTNQFAEEVHAPHGWSGSSENTPPNMNEHVMPPFPTLNDPVGLDGGVYQQQIVDPGPEFNIENLTAAQMGELAPLWTWHSENLDFANMPPPTPGPNGYSRPM; this is encoded by the exons ATGGCTACCGCCGTGTCCACAAGCGCCCCTGTAGATGATTCGAACCGTGAAGCCGGCTACAACCGATCTGCCTGCACCGAGTGTCAGCGACGAAAGCAAAAG TGTAACCGTGAATGGCCCTGCGACCGGTGCCAGCGACGCAAGATAGCCGACGAGTGTCGGTACAACTACTCCAACCCGACTTTGGAGACACCCGCCCACGACTTGACAGAGAAACTAAAGCGGACGCATGACGATTATTCGAACCGAGGCAGTGATGAAcccgaggaggaagacggtGCGGGTTTTGATGCGTTAGCGACTCGTCTGTACGCCACGCTAGGAATCGATCATGGAGTG TCCGAGAAGCCAGCTCCCAAACAAGACTACGTCGATGCCGATTCGTCCCCTCAGATGCAGCGGGttctcaagctccttccGCAGCGACAATCCATGGGTAGGTCCTTCCATATCTGCTACCATCAATATGCTGACCATCTGTCGGGTACTTTCTTCCCGTCGACAGATATACTCATGCAGAACTTCCTCGGTGACATCAACTATCACTATTACATCATATATCCCCCTGTATTCTTGCAGGACTACCACATCTGGTGGGATAGGCGGTCACAAAATCGACCTCTGTCGCTCCAGTACACATGTCTGCTTGCCATTATCTGCTCGTGCGCGCTACAGCATGTGGAGAGTGCGGAGGAAAAGGCTCTCGAGAGGGAGCTAGGAGATACAATGGACGTGGTGTCTGACCAACTCCATGGAGCCATGCGAGAGCTCGCCAGCGTCATTCCCGTTGGCCACTACCACTACCTCAATGTTCAACGTCTTTTGCACTCCTGTTATTGGTACAAAgctgaagccaagtttctcGAGGCCTGGCACGTTCTTAGCGCCGCCATTTTGGAGGCTCATGAATTGGGATATCACAAGGAGCCGTCCCCCGGAACTGTAACGGAGTTTGACCTAGAAATGCGCAGGAGATTATGGTGCATCTTGGATACATGGGACTG GCAAATATCTTCTGGCCTGTCGCGGCCCAAGATCATCGACCGAACGGACTGCAACGCAGAGTTGCCCAAACTAACACTCGAAGGTCATGTTATCTCGCCTTTGCAACATATGAAGATGCAATCTGGTTTGACTCGCCAGTTAGCTTCGCGATTCAGTGCCCCAAAGAACATCATCTCCCCAGAGGAAGTTCAAGAGTACAAGGAAATTATTGAAAAATGGGTGGAGAGCTTTCCTCCCGAGTACGATTTTGAGAACCCGGACACCAGTAAGGACCAAAGCTGCGCATGGCTGTTTGCCCATCGATTTTACATCTACACCATGGCATGTCTCTTGATCCTGAATCCAATCCGGCATTACATGGTCAAGCAGTACACCTGGGAATCTCCTGTCGACGAACTCAACATCCGTAGTATAGGTATCTGGTATAGTTTGAAGCTCATGAAGACTCTTCGCCGATGGGTTGACGTGATCTATAACCGAGACGGCCGCCTGCACTTTATCATCTTCTCAATATTTGATACCGCTGCCATACTGTGCACCGCTGTTCTCAAGGATACGGAGCGCACCATAGGTAATCGGTCTGATGTTCTATCATCTATCGGAGATGCTGTCGATATGCTCAGGAAATTGAACACGATTTCAAAAACATCCAAGACCTCTTACGACATCCTCGAGAGGCTTGTTCGGAGGCTACCAGAGGCAGTACCTAGGAGGGATCTGGAGCGCCAAGTGAAGCGGACCAAGGTTCAAGCCCGACCATCACCACGCGCACCTACTCAAGAAGCCGTGTCATCGGCTTCCCAAGTTCCCGCACCAACGGCGGTATTGCCTTCGTCTCACCCTCCAGGTCCAGCTCCCGCACCGCCTCCTGCAAGGAGGACAGCACTTGCAGCAGCTCCAACAAATGTACCGCCACCACTTGCAGAAGGCATACCGGCCGCGCCCATTCCAGCAGCCCCTTTGCCTAACCCCATGGCAGCTCGAATGCCAGCACCTGCCATGGCTCCTCACCATGTGGACTATAACAACGGTAATATCTCAGAGTATGGACATCAAGTGTTGCCCCAGAACATCAACTACATGACAGTCAATCATCAGGGGCCACTGATGCCGTCGAGTACGAACCAGTTTGCCGAAGAAGTACATGCGCCTCACGGATGGTCAGGCAGCTCGGAGAACACACCTCCAAACATGAATGAGCATGTGATGCCCCCTTTTCCTACGTTGAATGACCCCGTGGGCTTAGACGGCGGCGTTTATCAACAACAAATTGTTGATCCTGGTCCAgaattcaacattgaaaatcTGACTGCTGCTCAGATGGGAGAACTTGCGCCTCTTTGGACCTGGCATTCTGAAAACTTGGACTTTGCAAACATGCCACCGCCAACGCCAGGACCAAACGGATACTCAAGGCCAATGTAA